CATCCCGTCGAGCGCGAGTTTTACAAAGAGCGCAACGTCGTTCAGGAAGAGCGACGCATGCGCGTCGACTCCAACCCCATCGGCCGCATGGTCGAGCAGTTCCTCGCCACCGCCTACACCGCGCACCACTACCGCGTTCCTGGCGTCGGCTGGGAGAGCGACATCAGCCAGGTCTCCGCCACCGAGGCCGCAGCCTTCCACGCCAAGTACTACGTGCCGTCAAACATCGTCATCGCGGTCGTCGGCGATGTGAACACTGCGCAGGCCCTGCCCGTGCTTGAGCGCTACTTCGGCGCCATCCCCGCCGGGCCCAAGCCGCCCGAGCTCGCCACCGTCGAGCCGCCCCAGACCGCCGAGAAATCCGTCGTCATTCGCGAAGCCACGCAGCCCTTCTACCTTGAGGGCTATCACAAGCCCGACTACCGCGACCCCGACGACGCCGTCTACGACGCCATCGCTGACATCTTCTCCAACGGCCGCACCGCGCGCCTCTACCGCTCGCTCGTCCGCGACCAGAAGATTGCCGCCGAAGCCGAAGGCTTCCCGGGCTTCCCCGGCGAAAAGTACCCCGGCCTCTTCGCCGTCTACGCCGTGCCCCTGCCCGGCCACACGCCTGAGGAGATGCGCGTCGCTATCCACAAAGAGATCGACAAGCTCAAGACCACCGACGTCACCGACGCCGAGCTGGAGCGCTTCAAGACCCGCGCCCGCGCCGACATCCTCCGCGGCCTCGCCGACAACCAGGGCCTCGCCCACGAGCTCGCCGAATACCAGACGCGCTACGGCGACTGGCGCGAGCTCTTCCGCCAGCTCAACCGCATCGACGCCGTCAACAAGGCCGACATCCGCCGCGTGGCCAACAAGATCTTCACCGCCAACAATCGCACCGGTGTCAGCATCGAATTCGTCCCACCCCACACACCACCGCCTCCCACGCAAAGCGCCCAGCCGCAAGCCGGAGGTGCGAAATGAAGTCTCTTTCTTTCATGAAGCCAGCCCTCACGACCATCCTCGCCGCGACCCTGCTGCCCCTCAGCCTCTCCGCGCAAACTGCAACCGCGCCTAAGCCCGCAGCCGCGCAGCACACGCAGGCCGAGCCGTGGACAAAGATCCCCATCCCACCCCTCCACGCCTTCACGCCGGAGAAGCCGAAGCGCATCGAGCTATCGAACGGCCTCGTCATCTTCCTGCTCGAAGACCACGAGCTTCCCTTCATCAACGGCACCATCCTCATCCGCGGAGGCAGCCGCGACGTCCCCGCCGACCAGACAGGATTCGCCGACATCTACGGCCAGACCTGGCGCACCAGCGGCACCGCCACCATCAGCGGCGACGACCTCGACGACCAGATGGAGAGCAAAGCCGCCTCCATCGAAACCATGGGAGGAGTCGCATCCACTTCCCTCACCTGGTCCAGCCTCACGCCCGACTTCGATCTCGTCTTCTCCCGCGCCGTGGACCTGCTGCTCCATCCAGCCTTCAAGGCCGACAAGCTCCAGCTCGCGCAGCAGCAGATCGACACCAGCATCGCCCGCCGCAACGACGACGCCAGCGAGATCGCCATCCGCGAAGCCATCAAGCTCGCCTACGGCGCCGGCAGTCCCTACGCCCGCCAGCCCGAGTACGCCACCGTCGATAACATCACGCTCAAAGACCTCCAGGCATGGCACGACCGCACCGTCGTCCCCAACAACATGATCGTGGCGGTCGTCGGCGACTTCGACTCAGCGCAGATGGAAGCGAAGCTTCGCGCCGCATTCGAGCCGCTCAAGCGCGGCGAACCCTTCCACTCCGCCAAAGTCGACTTCACTAATCCCACCCCCAGCGTCAACTTCGCCGAGAAGGCCGACGTCAACCAGTCCAACGTCCTCATCGTCGGCCTCGGCACCGAGCGCTCCAACCCCGACTACTACGCCCTCAGCGTCATGAACGAGGTCTTCTCCGGCGGCTTCGGCTCGCGCGTCGTGCAGGACGTCCGTACCAAACTCGGCCTCGCCTACGACGTCGAAGGCCAGTACGGCGCGTCCTACGACCACCCCGGCATCTTCTACGTCCTCGCCGGCACCAAGAGCGTCAGCACCGTCCCTGCCCTCAAGGCCCTCGAAGCCGAGATCGGCCGCCTCAAGACCGACCCGCCCACCCCTGCCGAGCTGCGCAAAGCCAAAGACCAACTCCTGAACTCCTTCATCTTCCACTTCGACTCGCCCGACAAGATCCTCAACGAGCAAGTCACGCTGGCCTTCTACGGCTACCCGCTCGACTTCCTCGACAAATACAAAGCAGGCATCGAAAAGGTCACCTCAGCCGACGTCTCCCGCGTAGCCAACAAGTACATCGACCAGACCAAGCTCGCCACCATCGTCGTCGGCAACGAAGCACAAATCACGCCAAGCCTCAGCGACCTGGGCAAAGTCCACACGCTCGACATCACCATCCCGCCACCACCGCACGGCGAGCAGCCACAATAACCGATGCAGTCAACGTAATGAAATTGATCTCCGCAAAGCTGCAAGCACTCGCAATCGCCTCGGCCTTGACGCTCGTCTGGGCTGCTGAGTCACCAGCCCAGACAGATGTTGATAACACTCCTCGAAGTGCGCCGTCCCATTTAAATTCCAATGAACGTGCGGCGGCCAATCAACGCCTGGAGTTTGATGTCGCATCCATACGCGAGGTGGCTCCCGATTCTCCATCCACCAGCAACATCGATCTCGATCCCTCAGACTATTTCCGCTACAAAGGCGGCCCTGTGGTTGCGACTGGGCTGCTGATCAACTACATCATCTTTGCATTCAAAATAGCGGATACCAGCCAATATCCACTCATCGCCGCGCAACTTCCCAAATGGGCTCAGGCTGAACGCTATCAACTCGAAGCTCGTTCTCCCATCGCCAATCCAACGAAGGACCAGATACGCCTGATGGTCCAGACGTTGCTGGCTGATCGATTTCATCTCAAATTGCACACTGCAATGCGCGATGGCCGGGTCTATGAATTGAAAGTGCGGCCTCAAGGCCCCGGCCCTCAGCTCAAGCAATATCAAGGCACCCCTCTTTGCGGAGTCGTCAGTGCAGTCTCACCCAAGCCTGCTGGAAGTCGTGTTCCAGCGCCCTCATGCGGCATCCTCTTTTGGAAGAACAATGACTTGCAGCACATGCGAATCATGGACCAGAGCATGACGGAGATTGCAGGAACGCTTTCTCTGCTAGGTGGTCGTGTGGGTGAGATGGATCCGCTTCCAGTCATGAACCGTACCGGGCTCACTGGCAAGTGGGTTCTCAACCTCGATTTTGCACGCGAACGAACAGGGCCATCGGCACCAGCAGATGAGTCTTTATCTCTACCGGGGCCAGACTTCATTCAGGCACTCAGCGATCAGGCTGGATTAGTTCTCACCAAAGGCATTGGGAAAGTTCCGTCGTATGTAATCGACCATGTTGAACCTGCATCGCCGAACTAGAGAAGCATGGCTCGTTGGACATTTTGCGCGAAGCGCAAGCCGCCTGATTTTCTACATACGTCAACCACAATTTCCACAATAATCCCAGCATTTCCACAAAAATTAACCTTGTTCACCCTCTTGTTTTCTCGCCAATCAGGAGTACTGTTTCTCTCAGCGGAAGAGCAATCTTCCAAGTAGGAGAGAGCGGACGAAGGTCGTTGAAGGGACCTGGCAACAGGACTCGCGAAGCACTCGGGCAACCGACTGCGGATAGGCGGCACTCTCAAGCTCTTACAGCGAATGGAATGACGGAAGGGCACGGGAAACGCGGGCTCTGCTCGTAGGTCCCGGACAATTCTGAAGTGACAATCGGTTGTGATCTGGGGTCCGACCCAGGTCTTCGCGAAATCGGAAAGTAAGGGCGAGTTCCCGCAAGGGAGTTCGCCCTTCGCTTTTAACCATGCTTTCCCTGCCCTGTCGTCGTGCGCGAATCCCTCAAAATCAGCCCCTTCAGCAACTAGTCTCCTATTTCCACAAATCTCCCGCTATTTGCACAAAAATAAACCGCTCACGCCCTCTTGTTTTTGCGCCGATCAGGAGTAGTGTTTCTTTCAGCGGAAGAGTGATCTTCCAAGTAGAAGAGAGCAATCGAAGGTCATGAAGGAGACCGGCAACGGTCCTCCACCAAGCACCCAGGCGACTGGCTGCCCACATCTGATCCAGGAGCGCTCTTACAGTCGAACGCGAAGGCGGAAGTTCCGGGGAGCGCAGGCGCGAGCCAGCAGGCTCCGGGAAACACCGAGGGAGCAGGAAGCTGTGATTCGGACACCGAGCCCGGATCTTCGCAAAATCGGAATCGAGGGGTGAGCGCTCGCAAGGGCGTTCGCCCTTTCGCTTTTCCACAGCCATTGTTGACAGCGCCGATAGAATTAACCTTAGGAGAAGAAATAGAAAGCCCGGCACTAGCCGGGCCTTTTTCATGCACAGGAACTCGAAAGTCCACGACCGCAACCCATTTCGTTTGAAGACTTTGGTACTTAAGTATGGGTAGGGGGTACCCACTCATCCCCGGTAGATGTACCCCTCGGCCGTCTCCCGGAACCGCGCAAGATCCCGCTCCCGAGACTCATCATCCCTCCCCAGCTCCCTGGCCAGCAGCCGCGCAACCTCCGGCGCCGCCTCGATA
This is a stretch of genomic DNA from Edaphobacter acidisoli. It encodes these proteins:
- a CDS encoding M16 family metallopeptidase; the protein is MARIKLGIAAALAFVIALSTVAQAQYATYLSNFEKRTTVKVLPNGLTLIICERHEAPVFSFYTLVDAGSVDDPQGESGLAHMFEHMAFKGSTEIGTTDYAAEKIALAKVETAYAAYDAEYRKRVGQNPAKLAELKKSFEDAQAAAEKYVIPNQFSEVAEANGAVGINASTEEDSTQYFWSMPSNRLQLWAWLESQRIGHPVEREFYKERNVVQEERRMRVDSNPIGRMVEQFLATAYTAHHYRVPGVGWESDISQVSATEAAAFHAKYYVPSNIVIAVVGDVNTAQALPVLERYFGAIPAGPKPPELATVEPPQTAEKSVVIREATQPFYLEGYHKPDYRDPDDAVYDAIADIFSNGRTARLYRSLVRDQKIAAEAEGFPGFPGEKYPGLFAVYAVPLPGHTPEEMRVAIHKEIDKLKTTDVTDAELERFKTRARADILRGLADNQGLAHELAEYQTRYGDWRELFRQLNRIDAVNKADIRRVANKIFTANNRTGVSIEFVPPHTPPPPTQSAQPQAGGAK
- a CDS encoding M16 family metallopeptidase, which translates into the protein MKSLSFMKPALTTILAATLLPLSLSAQTATAPKPAAAQHTQAEPWTKIPIPPLHAFTPEKPKRIELSNGLVIFLLEDHELPFINGTILIRGGSRDVPADQTGFADIYGQTWRTSGTATISGDDLDDQMESKAASIETMGGVASTSLTWSSLTPDFDLVFSRAVDLLLHPAFKADKLQLAQQQIDTSIARRNDDASEIAIREAIKLAYGAGSPYARQPEYATVDNITLKDLQAWHDRTVVPNNMIVAVVGDFDSAQMEAKLRAAFEPLKRGEPFHSAKVDFTNPTPSVNFAEKADVNQSNVLIVGLGTERSNPDYYALSVMNEVFSGGFGSRVVQDVRTKLGLAYDVEGQYGASYDHPGIFYVLAGTKSVSTVPALKALEAEIGRLKTDPPTPAELRKAKDQLLNSFIFHFDSPDKILNEQVTLAFYGYPLDFLDKYKAGIEKVTSADVSRVANKYIDQTKLATIVVGNEAQITPSLSDLGKVHTLDITIPPPPHGEQPQ
- a CDS encoding TIGR03435 family protein is translated as MKLISAKLQALAIASALTLVWAAESPAQTDVDNTPRSAPSHLNSNERAAANQRLEFDVASIREVAPDSPSTSNIDLDPSDYFRYKGGPVVATGLLINYIIFAFKIADTSQYPLIAAQLPKWAQAERYQLEARSPIANPTKDQIRLMVQTLLADRFHLKLHTAMRDGRVYELKVRPQGPGPQLKQYQGTPLCGVVSAVSPKPAGSRVPAPSCGILFWKNNDLQHMRIMDQSMTEIAGTLSLLGGRVGEMDPLPVMNRTGLTGKWVLNLDFARERTGPSAPADESLSLPGPDFIQALSDQAGLVLTKGIGKVPSYVIDHVEPASPN